A genomic region of Bacteroidota bacterium contains the following coding sequences:
- a CDS encoding fasciclin domain-containing protein: MKRQFQLFIAIGALVISVSCNSGNGENASNATSNTEATPQTGQSGVKDETSVKNVVGIAIGSKDHTTLVTAVKAAELVDVLSNAGPFTVFAPTNAAFDKLPAGTVEGLLKTDKKETLQDILQYHVSVGVYKEDALQDGQVIGQVNGGNITISKKDGKTMINGTATIIASVPASNGIIHVIDAVLLPPAAK; encoded by the coding sequence ATGAAAAGACAATTTCAACTATTTATTGCTATCGGTGCACTTGTAATAAGTGTGTCGTGCAACTCAGGTAATGGAGAAAATGCATCAAATGCTACTTCAAACACCGAAGCTACACCACAAACAGGACAATCGGGAGTAAAGGACGAGACTTCAGTAAAGAATGTTGTAGGTATTGCTATTGGTAGCAAGGATCATACTACCTTGGTTACCGCAGTTAAGGCTGCCGAATTGGTAGACGTATTAAGTAATGCAGGGCCATTCACGGTTTTTGCACCTACCAATGCTGCTTTTGATAAACTTCCCGCAGGCACTGTAGAAGGATTATTGAAAACTGACAAAAAAGAAACATTACAGGATATATTACAATACCATGTATCGGTTGGGGTGTATAAAGAAGATGCTTTGCAAGATGGTCAGGTAATAGGACAAGTTAACGGTGGCAATATTACTATCTCGAAAAAGGATGGGAAAACAATGATAAACGGAACGGCAACTATCATAGCAAGTGTACCAGCTAGTAATGGCATAATACATGTTATTGACGCAGTATTGCTTCCCCCAGCAGCGAAATAG
- a CDS encoding homogentisate 1,2-dioxygenase, with protein MPLYRQVGLIPHKRHIVFRQPNGSLYHEELFGTEGFAGISSLLYHLYPPTMVKEHGQPYSIKPVIDIEDNLQARSYLGFEVAAEDDYIQSRKVLFVNDDLHIGLASPRKSFNDYFFKNADADEIIFVHRGSGTLKTMYGKIPFEYGDYIIIPRGTVYQIDFDTEDNKLLFIESFSPIETPARYRNQYGQFLENSPFCERDFKFPADMETHDEKGDFKINIKKRGLIYPYIYGTHPFDLVGYDGCSYPYAISIFNFEPITGRIHMPPPIHQQFQANNFMICSFVPRLYDYHPNAIPAPYHHSNIDSDELLYYVDGDFMSRNNIQKGQITLHPAGLPHGPHPGAIERSIGKKETQELAVMIDPFKPVKVTTEASKIEVPDYYHSWLEKTPEKELLID; from the coding sequence ATGCCACTTTATCGTCAAGTAGGATTAATACCACACAAACGTCATATTGTATTCCGTCAGCCCAATGGCAGCTTGTATCACGAGGAATTATTTGGGACGGAAGGATTCGCAGGAATTTCTTCTTTACTATATCATTTGTACCCGCCCACAATGGTGAAGGAACACGGACAACCTTATAGCATCAAACCGGTAATTGATATAGAAGATAATTTGCAAGCCCGCAGCTATTTGGGATTTGAAGTTGCAGCAGAAGATGATTATATCCAAAGTCGTAAAGTACTTTTTGTGAATGATGATTTGCATATAGGTTTGGCATCGCCACGCAAAAGTTTTAATGATTATTTTTTTAAAAATGCCGATGCAGACGAAATAATTTTTGTACACCGTGGTTCTGGCACCCTAAAAACAATGTATGGTAAAATTCCATTTGAGTACGGCGACTATATAATAATACCACGAGGAACTGTATATCAAATTGATTTTGATACTGAAGATAATAAATTATTATTTATTGAATCGTTCAGTCCTATTGAAACGCCTGCCAGATATCGTAATCAGTACGGACAGTTCTTAGAAAATTCTCCTTTCTGCGAACGTGATTTTAAATTTCCAGCAGACATGGAAACGCATGATGAAAAAGGAGATTTTAAAATTAATATTAAAAAGCGTGGATTAATATATCCTTATATATATGGTACCCATCCTTTCGATTTGGTGGGATATGATGGCTGCAGTTATCCCTATGCCATTTCTATTTTTAATTTTGAGCCCATCACAGGTCGTATACATATGCCACCACCTATCCACCAACAGTTTCAAGCAAATAATTTTATGATTTGTTCTTTTGTTCCACGTTTATATGACTATCACCCCAATGCAATTCCAGCACCATATCATCATAGTAATATAGATAGCGATGAATTATTATATTATGTAGATGGTGATTTTATGAGCCGAAATAATATACAAAAGGGACAGATTACGCTACACCCTGCAGGATTGCCTCATGGGCCGCATCCAGGAGCCATAGAACGTAGTATTGGCAAGAAAGAAACACAGGAATTGGCGGTAATGATTGACCCTTTCAAGCCCGTAAAAGTAACAACCGAAGCATCCAAGATTGAGGTGCCCGACTATTATCATTCATGGCTTGAAAAAACTCCCGAAAAAGAATTACTAATTGACTAA